A part of Cannabis sativa cultivar Pink pepper isolate KNU-18-1 chromosome 6, ASM2916894v1, whole genome shotgun sequence genomic DNA contains:
- the LOC133038994 gene encoding uncharacterized protein LOC133038994, giving the protein MSFISSKPDWFTEEKKNTDKLNDEEQVVDDHGLFKDVVKKSKEDEDDGGDDQGLGGGDAVKAIGSDGTNKDNVEGKNTEEAKDVADGSNKDNVEGRAVDVDASVNDVEGVCSKGKLFDSQGTEDSITVSALEIINEKIDAYEGSIKKDKSLNKLEATNADVLSTYGLDKTDVVGVEKKHGSQESFSVSTMEVVNDHLVSYEDSLKKVYFYFVYVIW; this is encoded by the exons ATGAGTTTTATTTCTAGTAAACCTGATTGGTTTactgaagaaaaaaagaatactGATAAATTGAATGATGAAGAACAGGTTGTTGATGATCATGGCCTATTTAAGGATGTTGTTAAAAAATCTAAGGAGGATGAAGATGATGGTGGTGATGACCAg GGTTTGGGGGGTGGTGATGCTGTTAAAGCTATTGGTTCAGATGGGACAAATAAAGACAATGTTGAGGGAAAGAATACTGAAGAAGCAAAAGATGTTGCAGATGGGAGTAATAAAGATAATGTTGAGGGCAGAGCAGTTGATGTAGATGCAAGTGTAAATGATGTTGAAGGTGTTTGTAGTAAGGGAAAGTTGTTTGATAGTCAAGGCACTGAGGATAGTATCACTGTGTCTGCTTTGGAGATTATAAATGAAAAGATTGATGCCTATGAGGGAAGCATTAAAAAG gatAAGTCTTTAAATAAATTAGAGGCAACAAATGCTGATGTTTTATCTACCTATGGGTTGGACAAG ACTGATGTTGTTGGTGTTGAGAAGAAGCATGGTTCTCAAGAAAGCTTTTCTGTATCTACCATGGAGGTTGTTAATGATCATTTGGTTTCCTATGAAGACAGTTTGAAAaaggtttatttttattttgtttatgttatttggtag